The following is a genomic window from bacterium.
GTCTGGGCGCGTCGGTCGCGCCCTCGAGATTCCTCGCGGGGTGACGCGCCGCGGCGGACTACACCCGAAAGATGACGCTCTCCCGGCTCATCAGCCCGATCGCGATCTCGAGCGCCAGCGCGGCGTAAAACGCGCACGAGATCGCCGCGAGGAACAGGTGACCCCAGTTGACGGTGCCGAGCAGCAGTTCCTGAAACGCGAAGAACGCGTTGAGCACCGGGGTCAGGTAGGCCCAGACGGTACGCGCCCAGTCGCTGACGAACTGCACGGCGAGCCCCGGGAGCACCGTGACAAAGTACAGCGGCGTGATGTACTGTTGAGCCTCGCGCGGCGACCGGGCGTAGATGCTGATCGCGAGCTGCACCGCGCTGACCAACGCCGAGAACAGCAGCGCGACGCCGAGCATCACGATCGCCGTCCCCACGGGAAGGTTGACGTCGATCTTCTTCGTCGTATGCAGGAGGTATGGGTAGCCCCAGCGGAGGCTGACCATCATCGTGACCAGGACCACGACGACTCCGCCCATCGATGCGGTGAGAACCGACAGGAACTTGCCGATCACGATCGCCTCGCGGCTGGGCGGCGCGACTAAGAGCGACTCAAGCGTGCCCCGCTCCTTCTCGCCCGCCGCGAGGTCCACCGCCACGGACATGCCCCCGACCACGGCCCACATCGCGACGAGAAACGGCAGCAGGCTCGCGAGCAACTGCCCCGACTCCTGACGCTGAGTAGCCACGTTGCGTTGATCGAGCACGACCGGCAGCAGGTCCCGCGGGTTCAGGTGGCGCGCGGCGAGACGCGCGGCGACGACCCCCTGGCTGTACCGGGAAAGCAGGTCGACGACCTTCGCCCGCGCCGCAGCGCTCTCCGTGTCGGTCGCGTCGTAGAGGATCCCGACGTGCGCCTGGCCGTTCCTCGCGACGATCGTCTCGAAGCCCTTGGGAATCTCGACGACCGCGAGCACCTGGCGCTGCCGCAGCGCCGCCGTGGGATCCTTGGCGCGCACCGGCGCGACCAACTTCGACGTGTACGCGAGGTGAATCAGCGCGGGCGCCTGCCCGACGACCGCCACCTTGGGAATCACGGTCTGGATCTGATGCTGCTGGCGCTCCGCGAGGTAGGGAATGCCCAGGGTGGCGAGCGGCATGAACAGCGCCGGCAGCACCACCATCACGAACAGCGTCCGCCGGTCGCGGATCACCTCGAGCGTCTCCTTCGCGTACACCGCGTAGATCCAGCGGCGCGTCTCGCGGGCGGCGTCGGCGTCGGCGGCTCGATCGCGCGTCCGGTAGGATCGCAGCCACGACCATGCCGCGCCGATCATGCGACGGTCTGCTCCACGAGTTGGACGAAGATCTCCTCGAGGTCGAGCCCGGTCTGCGCCTTCAGCTCGCTCAAGCGACCCTCGGCGCGCACGCGGCCGGCCGCGACGATCGCGACCCGGTCGCAGAGCTTCTCCGCCTCCTCCATGACGTGCGTGGACATGATCACGCAGCGGCCCTCCTGCTTGAACCGTTCCACGAACTCGCGGACGGAGCGCGCCGAGATCACGTCGAGACCGGACGTCGGCTCGTCCAGGAACACGACCGGGGGGTTGTGGACGAGCGCGCGCGCGATGTTGACCTTCTGCTTCATGCCCTTGCTGAAGGTATCGGTGAGCCGGTTCAGGTGAGGCGTCAGTTCGAGCGCGTCCGCGAGCGCCTCGATGCGCGTCTCCAAAACGGCCGGCGGCACCCCGTACAGCCGCCCGGCGTACCGGATCGCGTCGCGCGCGGTGAGACGCCCGTAGATGCCGGCGTTCTCCGGGAGCACGCCGATCACCCGCCGGACCGCGG
Proteins encoded in this region:
- a CDS encoding ABC transporter permease subunit, which encodes MIGAAWSWLRSYRTRDRAADADAARETRRWIYAVYAKETLEVIRDRRTLFVMVVLPALFMPLATLGIPYLAERQQHQIQTVIPKVAVVGQAPALIHLAYTSKLVAPVRAKDPTAALRQRQVLAVVEIPKGFETIVARNGQAHVGILYDATDTESAAARAKVVDLLSRYSQGVVAARLAARHLNPRDLLPVVLDQRNVATQRQESGQLLASLLPFLVAMWAVVGGMSVAVDLAAGEKERGTLESLLVAPPSREAIVIGKFLSVLTASMGGVVVVLVTMMVSLRWGYPYLLHTTKKIDVNLPVGTAIVMLGVALLFSALVSAVQLAISIYARSPREAQQYITPLYFVTVLPGLAVQFVSDWARTVWAYLTPVLNAFFAFQELLLGTVNWGHLFLAAISCAFYAALALEIAIGLMSRESVIFRV
- a CDS encoding ABC transporter ATP-binding protein, translated to FQCYAGEVFGLLGPNGAGKTTTIRMLTTILRPTAGTARVAGHDVVRDPAAVRRVIGVLPENAGIYGRLTARDAIRYAGRLYGVPPAVLETRIEALADALELTPHLNRLTDTFSKGMKQKVNIARALVHNPPVVFLDEPTSGLDVISARSVREFVERFKQEGRCVIMSTHVMEEAEKLCDRVAIVAAGRVRAEGRLSELKAQTGLDLEEIFVQLVEQTVA